The Labilibaculum sp. sequence AATTACAAAGACCCTGTATTCTTGAAGCAGTGTTTATTGCATCACCATGATAGGCAATTTCGGATTTTAATTCTCCTACTTCTGCTACCATTACTTTACCCGAATGCACTCCCGCCTTAAAAATTGGCATCATTCCATAAGTCTTTTGATAGTACTCCTTTTTCTTCTCCAGAATATCCATGAAGTCATAAAAAACCTTTAAACATCTCATTTTTTTTACTCCATCGTTTATTTTCCAGGTTAATACAACCTCATCACCAACATACTGATATATCTCAGCATAATTTATCCTAACTGCATCTGAAATGTCTTTAAAACAGTCTTGGATTAGTCTACTGTATTTAAAATGCCCTAACTTTTCGGCGTAATAAGTAGACGATTTCAAATCCATAAACAGAAAAATTCGCTTCTCTTCCTTTGGCTTGTAGTATCTTCCCAACAAAAATTTCAAGAGTACTCCTTTACCCAATTTCCGATCTATTTCGTGGAAAATTTCAATTAAGCTGCCTACTATAAAAAAGTAAACCAGTATGGCATAAAATAACTGAGAATGATACAAAGACAATAATTGAGGAAAGGTCGCCGGAAAATTATCAATCGAAAACAAATCTCCTATATGATACATACAATAAATCAGCAGATAGGCACTGCTAACATTTACCAATAAACTTACTGTTATTGAAAGAAAATAGGTAGGTATTTGATTGCGGAGAAATTTTGCCAATTTAAATATCACGCCCCAAATTATTCCTGCAATAATACCAGACAGTAATACATTTTTAATATTTTGCATTTTAGAAACAGACCAATGACTTGTCTCATCCACTTGAAAAATCATTAAAAAAAAGAATGCAAGTACCCAAATTGGTATTATTGTATAAAAATAAATACCAACAGATTTACTATTAATTTTAAATAAAATTTTATTCATTACTATTAATAAATTGAACCAACTCCTCCACCTCTTTATAGGAATTTATTACATAATCCTCATTCAGCTTAAGATGAAACAAATGGTTCTCTAATATTTTAATATTTTCCTGAGATGTGTTACCCAATTTGGTGATTCCAAACTGATATAATTCCTCTCTGTCCTGATGCCTGCTATCTACTATCATCCTGTATATAAAAAAGGAGTGACCGAATCAAAATTGATGAATAAACATCAACCCATCCTACTGGTTAATCCGGTCACATCCAACCCACTATTAAATTTCTAATTCCCCGATTGATTTCAAGAAGCTAAT is a genomic window containing:
- a CDS encoding adenylate/guanylate cyclase domain-containing protein, which gives rise to MNKILFKINSKSVGIYFYTIIPIWVLAFFFLMIFQVDETSHWSVSKMQNIKNVLLSGIIAGIIWGVIFKLAKFLRNQIPTYFLSITVSLLVNVSSAYLLIYCMYHIGDLFSIDNFPATFPQLLSLYHSQLFYAILVYFFIVGSLIEIFHEIDRKLGKGVLLKFLLGRYYKPKEEKRIFLFMDLKSSTYYAEKLGHFKYSRLIQDCFKDISDAVRINYAEIYQYVGDEVVLTWKINDGVKKMRCLKVFYDFMDILEKKKEYYQKTYGMMPIFKAGVHSGKVMVAEVGELKSEIAYHGDAINTASRIQGLCNSYESRLLISGDLLIELNKKNEKVDGYTSLGSVVLAGKKMPTELYSCLVN